One stretch of Halodesulfovibrio sp. MK-HDV DNA includes these proteins:
- a CDS encoding sigma 54-interacting transcriptional regulator, producing MRSPIHILKFSALLAICETMEQALDLEAALDGVLCMLSEKLSMQRATVTLYDPEIQQLAINASYGLTLEEKRRGVYRLDEGVTGKIFRSSEPFYVPDISNNPLFLDKTGARKLQRRMTSFIGVPIVLHGDPIGVLNVDRVFDDHISIEEDIDFLKIVATLIGQFLSLNKKVMEREAVFKRENASLRYQISQQNKGLFIVGKSPAMMEVQRQMERVSPTRATVLLLGESGVGKTLIARIIHDLSDRKGHPFVKINCASIPENLLEAEFFGYEKGAFTGAASSRQGRFEEADCGTIFMDEIGELPLNLQAKLLRVLQEKEFERLGSNKTRTVDIRIIAATNKDLAKLVEQNEFRLDLYYRLNIFPIVIPALCERREDVTGLLNHFLRKAANNYGRTVSLTAGALDALIQYDWPGNVREMENLIERLVIMSDSDYISFEFIAPFLGSLAVASETGVVEVADVSQKLETNESLPPQHTSLQKLEQHEIIQALRSNDWIQYKAAATLGLTPRQMGYRVKRYHLEEVIAVGRARLRNK from the coding sequence ATGCGCTCACCAATACATATACTTAAATTTTCAGCATTACTTGCGATTTGCGAAACCATGGAGCAGGCACTGGACCTTGAAGCTGCTCTTGATGGAGTACTCTGTATGCTTTCTGAAAAACTAAGTATGCAGCGGGCAACAGTAACCTTATACGATCCAGAAATTCAACAGTTAGCCATTAATGCATCGTATGGCCTAACGTTGGAGGAAAAAAGGCGTGGTGTGTATCGTCTTGATGAAGGCGTTACCGGAAAAATATTTAGATCAAGCGAACCATTTTATGTTCCGGATATCAGTAATAACCCGCTTTTTTTAGATAAAACAGGTGCGCGAAAACTCCAACGAAGAATGACATCCTTCATTGGTGTACCTATTGTTTTACATGGAGATCCTATTGGGGTTCTTAATGTGGATAGAGTTTTTGATGATCATATTTCTATTGAAGAAGATATAGATTTTTTGAAAATTGTAGCCACCCTTATTGGGCAATTTTTGAGCCTTAATAAAAAGGTTATGGAACGTGAAGCTGTCTTCAAGCGTGAAAATGCTTCTCTACGTTACCAGATTTCTCAGCAGAACAAGGGATTATTTATTGTTGGCAAAAGTCCAGCCATGATGGAAGTGCAGAGGCAGATGGAGAGGGTTTCCCCGACTCGGGCAACTGTACTACTTCTTGGTGAATCTGGCGTTGGTAAGACATTGATAGCACGTATAATTCATGATCTTTCTGACCGGAAAGGGCATCCTTTTGTGAAGATAAACTGTGCGTCCATTCCTGAAAATTTATTGGAAGCAGAATTTTTTGGGTATGAGAAAGGTGCTTTTACCGGTGCAGCATCGAGTCGCCAAGGCCGTTTTGAAGAGGCAGATTGCGGAACCATATTTATGGATGAAATAGGGGAGCTTCCGTTAAATTTACAGGCTAAATTGCTTCGAGTACTACAGGAAAAAGAGTTTGAGCGGCTTGGTTCCAACAAAACTCGTACAGTCGATATTCGTATTATTGCAGCAACGAACAAAGATCTTGCGAAGCTCGTGGAGCAAAATGAATTTCGCCTAGATTTGTATTATCGGCTTAATATTTTTCCTATTGTCATTCCTGCTCTCTGCGAACGTAGGGAAGATGTCACAGGCCTATTGAATCATTTCTTACGAAAAGCAGCGAACAATTATGGGCGTACTGTTTCACTCACTGCCGGTGCTTTGGATGCCCTTATCCAGTACGATTGGCCGGGGAACGTGCGTGAAATGGAAAACCTTATTGAACGCCTCGTAATAATGTCAGACTCTGATTATATTTCATTTGAATTTATTGCGCCTTTTTTGGGCTCGCTTGCGGTTGCTAGTGAAACAGGTGTTGTTGAAGTAGCTGATGTTTCACAAAAATTAGAGACTAATGAATCCTTGCCCCCTCAGCATACTTCTCTACAGAAATTAGAACAACATGAGATAATTCAAGCTTTAAGAAGTAATGACTGGATTCAATACAAAGCTGCTGCAACTTTGGGGCTTACTCCTCGCCAAATGGGGTATAGGGTAAAGCGCTATCATTTGGAGGAAGTTATTGCTGTTGGAAGAGCTCGACTTCGGAACAAGTAA
- a CDS encoding radical SAM protein, whose product MKDTTNHPCFNKETAGSCGRVHLPVAPKCNIQCNYCNRKYDCVNESRPGVTSSILKPFQAAEYMDAVLEKEPRITVAGIAGPGDPFANPEEVLETMHLLNEKHPQLLFCLSTNGMGILPYLDDIAELGVSHVTITMSAVDPEIGAKIYSWVQDGNTIHYGVEGASILLERQLEAIAGLKKRNIIVKVNSIVIPGINDEHIVEVAKVASELGADIQNIIPLKPTADTLFAEIAEPKHNVINPLRKAASPYIAQMTHCKRCRADAVGLLCNDQSATLCGTLQSCSQLKPYQKEAPRPYVAISSREGLLINQHFGESKSFYIWGEDEDGKFSLVEERNVPPKACGPKRWEELALLLSDCRTILTAAIGEVPKTYLEEHGISSHTVNGFIQDGLEAVYHTDNIESLKGRRSGIAGGCQGTGTACG is encoded by the coding sequence ATGAAAGATACAACTAACCATCCATGCTTTAATAAGGAAACAGCCGGAAGTTGCGGCAGAGTTCATTTACCAGTAGCACCTAAATGTAATATCCAGTGCAATTACTGTAACAGAAAATACGACTGTGTTAATGAATCCCGCCCCGGCGTAACAAGCAGCATTCTTAAACCATTTCAAGCTGCTGAGTACATGGACGCCGTTTTAGAAAAAGAGCCACGCATCACAGTTGCTGGCATTGCCGGTCCTGGTGATCCCTTTGCTAATCCGGAAGAAGTGCTCGAAACGATGCACCTGCTTAATGAAAAACATCCACAGCTCCTTTTTTGTCTCTCGACAAACGGTATGGGCATCCTGCCGTATCTTGATGACATTGCAGAATTGGGTGTGTCGCATGTAACCATTACGATGAGTGCAGTCGATCCAGAAATTGGTGCTAAAATTTATTCATGGGTACAAGACGGCAACACCATCCACTACGGAGTAGAAGGTGCCAGCATATTATTGGAACGCCAGCTAGAGGCTATTGCGGGTTTAAAAAAACGCAATATCATCGTAAAAGTTAACTCCATTGTTATCCCGGGAATTAACGACGAGCATATTGTAGAAGTTGCAAAAGTAGCATCTGAACTTGGTGCTGATATTCAAAATATCATTCCTCTGAAGCCAACGGCAGACACGCTTTTTGCCGAAATTGCAGAGCCAAAACATAATGTCATCAACCCGCTCCGCAAAGCAGCGAGTCCATATATAGCGCAAATGACACACTGCAAGCGGTGTCGCGCAGATGCCGTCGGACTGCTTTGCAACGACCAGTCGGCTACACTGTGTGGAACTCTACAGTCCTGCTCACAGCTCAAACCTTATCAGAAAGAAGCTCCCCGCCCCTATGTGGCGATATCTTCAAGAGAAGGTTTGCTTATCAACCAGCATTTTGGCGAGTCGAAATCATTCTACATTTGGGGTGAAGATGAAGATGGAAAGTTTAGCCTTGTTGAAGAACGTAATGTTCCACCAAAAGCCTGCGGACCAAAGCGATGGGAAGAGCTGGCACTTCTTCTCAGCGACTGCCGGACAATATTAACAGCAGCCATCGGTGAAGTTCCAAAAACTTACTTAGAAGAACATGGTATCTCTTCACATACAGTAAACGGGTTTATTCAGGATGGACTTGAAGCGGTGTATCACACTGACAACATCGAGTCGTTAAAAGGTCGTCGTTCCGGCATCGCGGGTGGATGTCAGGGAACAGGCACAGCGTGCGGCTAA